A portion of the Mustela erminea isolate mMusErm1 chromosome 19, mMusErm1.Pri, whole genome shotgun sequence genome contains these proteins:
- the LOC116579683 gene encoding cytochrome b-c1 complex subunit Rieske, mitochondrial, with translation MLSVAARSGPFAPVLSATSRGVAGALRPLVQASVPATPEPPVLDVKRPFLCRESLSGQAASRPLVASVGLNAPASIRYSHTDVRVPDFSDYRRAEVLDGTKSSKESSEARKGFSYLITATTSIGVAYAAKNVVSQFVSSMSASADVLAMSKIEIKLSDIPEGKNMAFKWRGKPLFVRHRTKKEIEQEAAVEVSQLRDPQHDLDRVKKPEWVILIGVCTHLGCVPIANAGDFGGYYCPCHGSHYDASGRIRKGPAPLNLEVPSYEFTGDDMVVVG, from the exons ATGTTGTCGGTGGCCGCCCGTTCGGGCCCATTCGCGCCCGTTCTATCGGCCACGTCCCGCGGGGTGGCGGGCGCGCTGCGGCCGCTGGTGCAGGCCTCGGTGCCCGCCACCCCGGAGCCTCCAGTGCTGGACGTGAAGCGGCCCTTCTTGTGCCGGGAGTCGCTGAGTGGCCAGGCCGCGAGCCGGCCTCTGGTCGCCTCCGTGGGCCTCAATG CCCCTGCTTCCATTCGTTATTCCCACACAGACGTCAGAGTGCCTGACTTCTCTGACTATCGGCGCGCTGAAGTGTTAGATGGTACAAAGTCTTCAAAAGAGAGCAGTGAGGCTAGAAAAGGTTTCTCCTATTTGATAACCGCAACAACTAGTATAGGTGTTGCATATGCTGCCAAGAATGTCGTCTCGCAATTTGTTTCCAGCATGAGTGCTTCTGCTGATGTGTTGGCCATGTCGAAGATCGAAATCAAGCTATCTGATATTCCGGAAGGCAAGAACATGGCTTTCAAATGGAGAGGAAAACCGCTGTTTGTGCGCCATAGAACCAAGAAGGAAATTGAGCAGGAGGCTGCAGTTGAAGTGTCCCAGTTGAGGGACCCACAGCATGATTTAGATCGAGTAAAGAAACCTGAATGGGTTATCTTGATAGGGGTTTGCACTCATCTTGGTTGTGTACCCATTGCAAATGCAGGAGATTTTGGTGGTTATTACTGCCCTTGCCATGGGTCACACTATGATGCTTCTGGCAGGATCAGGAAGGGGCCTGCACCTCTCAACCTTGAAGTTCCCTCGTATGAGTTCACCGGTGATGACATGGTGGTTGTTGGTTAG